One window from the genome of Elusimicrobium sp. encodes:
- the folP gene encoding dihydropteroate synthase: MTAKLMGIVNATPDSFFDGNPQNNLPALVAKCQEYVQSGADMLDIGGESTRPGATPVSAEEELSRVLPVITAAKKNWPKIPLSLDTVKLPVAEQGLKQGICIINDVSGTPDTDMFRLIKDFKAQIVLMHTRGTPQTMQEHTDYADLIGEVKTFLAAKIAQAEKFGLTKEQIIIDVGFGFAKTRAQNYQLLKHLSEFKELGVQMLAGLSRKTFLSQKCEGAPKRKAQTLAANLVALQGGADILRVHDVKETRKIINFYQELESSK; the protein is encoded by the coding sequence ATGACCGCAAAACTCATGGGCATTGTAAATGCCACGCCCGATTCTTTTTTTGACGGAAACCCGCAAAATAACCTGCCGGCCCTGGTAGCGAAGTGCCAGGAATATGTGCAAAGCGGGGCCGATATGCTTGATATCGGCGGAGAATCTACCCGCCCGGGGGCAACCCCCGTATCCGCCGAAGAAGAACTTTCCCGCGTGCTCCCGGTTATTACGGCTGCAAAAAAGAATTGGCCGAAAATTCCCCTCTCTTTAGATACGGTAAAACTTCCCGTGGCCGAGCAAGGGCTCAAGCAGGGCATATGCATCATCAATGATGTCAGCGGTACGCCCGACACGGATATGTTCCGACTGATTAAAGATTTTAAGGCCCAAATTGTGCTCATGCACACGCGCGGAACGCCGCAAACCATGCAGGAACATACCGACTATGCAGATTTAATCGGCGAAGTAAAAACTTTTCTCGCCGCTAAAATTGCCCAAGCCGAAAAATTCGGCCTTACCAAAGAGCAAATTATTATTGATGTGGGTTTTGGTTTTGCCAAAACACGCGCGCAAAATTACCAACTCTTAAAGCATCTGAGCGAGTTCAAAGAACTGGGCGTACAAATGCTTGCGGGTCTCTCGCGAAAAACCTTTTTAAGCCAAAAGTGCGAAGGCGCCCCCAAACGCAAAGCCCAAACATTGGCCGCCAATTTAGTGGCCTTGCAAGGCGGGGCCGATATTCTGCGTGTGCACGACGTAAAAGAGACACGCAAAATCATCAATTTTTACCAAGAATTGGAGTCTTCAAAATGA
- the folE gene encoding GTP cyclohydrolase I FolE — MRKTVKKTSRRAVKPANAQTDKHSLTEEKILNNLREILAYIGDDPAREGLLETPHRILRSWKKLYGGYKMKPQDVLKTFTEGSCEEMVVLKDIEFYSTCEHHLQPFFGTISIGYLPKGRVLGISKLARLVEVFARRLQIQEKLVAEIADSLMETLEPHGVMVVCKAKHMCISSRGIEKHNAVMVTSAIRGAFKKLEVRSEFLEMIK, encoded by the coding sequence ATGCGTAAAACTGTTAAAAAAACATCCCGCCGCGCGGTTAAGCCTGCAAACGCACAAACTGATAAACATTCGTTAACCGAAGAAAAAATTCTAAATAATCTGCGCGAAATTTTAGCCTATATCGGCGACGATCCGGCCCGCGAAGGTTTATTGGAAACCCCCCACCGCATTTTACGCAGTTGGAAAAAACTTTACGGCGGTTACAAAATGAAACCGCAAGATGTGCTTAAAACCTTTACGGAAGGTTCTTGCGAAGAAATGGTCGTCCTGAAAGATATTGAATTTTATTCTACCTGCGAACACCACCTTCAACCTTTCTTCGGCACCATCAGCATTGGCTACTTACCCAAAGGCCGCGTGCTCGGTATATCCAAATTGGCCCGTTTGGTGGAAGTGTTCGCAAGGCGCTTGCAAATCCAAGAAAAACTGGTGGCGGAAATTGCCGACAGCTTAATGGAAACCTTGGAGCCGCACGGTGTGATGGTGGTATGCAAAGCCAAGCATATGTGCATCAGTTCCCGCGGTATCGAAAAACACAACGCCGTTATGGTAACCAGTGCTATTCGCGGCGCGTTCAAAAAGTTGGAAGTTCGCAGTGAATTTTTGGAAATGATTAAATAA
- a CDS encoding 7-carboxy-7-deazaguanine synthase QueE: MPQPSWKVNEIFYSIQGEGRHTGMPAVFLRLAGCTMGCSFCDTKYAFQTGEEMNSLQVLVALAEYPCKTVVITGGEPAEQDLPSLIAALKSAGYCVHLETNGAHDCDVSRADFVCVSPKKYVSQEMLKKADVIKIVVGQETDLADLEKYYNYENDKTQIYLQPESNLQENIALCVKLLKKHPAARLSLQTHKLINIR; the protein is encoded by the coding sequence ATGCCGCAGCCATCGTGGAAGGTTAACGAAATCTTCTATTCTATCCAAGGCGAGGGCCGCCATACCGGTATGCCCGCCGTATTTTTGCGTCTAGCAGGTTGCACCATGGGTTGTTCTTTTTGCGATACCAAATACGCCTTCCAAACAGGGGAAGAAATGAACTCCCTGCAAGTGCTTGTGGCCTTGGCCGAATACCCCTGCAAAACGGTGGTAATTACGGGCGGAGAACCTGCCGAACAAGATTTGCCCTCCCTCATTGCCGCCTTAAAATCGGCCGGATATTGCGTCCACTTGGAAACAAACGGCGCGCACGATTGCGATGTAAGCCGGGCAGATTTTGTCTGCGTTTCGCCCAAAAAATATGTCAGCCAGGAAATGCTGAAAAAGGCCGATGTTATCAAAATCGTAGTAGGCCAAGAAACCGACCTTGCCGATTTGGAAAAATACTATAATTACGAAAACGACAAAACACAAATTTATCTACAACCCGAAAGTAACTTACAGGAGAATATAGCCCTATGCGTAAAACTGTTAAAAAAACATCCCGCCGCGCGGTTAAGCCTGCAAACGCACAAACTGATAAACATTCGTTAA
- a CDS encoding 6-carboxytetrahydropterin synthase, whose amino-acid sequence MLIKLIRSFSSAHRLPHYDGPCHDLHGHTWKAVFVIEGPVKEDGMVCDFKVIKKLLDENLPDHQLLNDWVENPTAENLAQFLFQKIGAELAQMNLTLKTLEIWESDNAAAIVEG is encoded by the coding sequence ATGCTTATTAAACTGATTCGTTCTTTTAGTTCGGCCCACCGCCTTCCGCATTACGACGGCCCCTGCCACGATTTGCACGGACATACCTGGAAAGCCGTTTTTGTCATTGAAGGGCCCGTAAAAGAAGACGGTATGGTATGCGATTTCAAAGTAATCAAAAAATTATTGGACGAAAACCTGCCCGACCATCAACTCTTAAACGACTGGGTAGAAAACCCCACCGCGGAAAACTTGGCCCAGTTTCTGTTCCAAAAAATCGGAGCGGAACTCGCCCAAATGAATTTAACGCTTAAAACCTTGGAAATTTGGGAGAGCGACAATGCCGCAGCCATCGTGGAAGGTTAA
- a CDS encoding DUF1189 domain-containing protein: MLWLHFKTIFSFSFYKRLLFASRKQMIAFGVYLFLLSVLVFHFAADHHIEKNLPVLLKNFPQVTFEKGVLTAPQEPLSVTIPQTDFRIVFDAARQVPPTQSEMAEKGILMLVTGNQMYMPTSAGVQAQPIPAEATFTTTQEFLAKQQDTLEFSLSAISFMASLMIIPFVLLFGFCVASAVGLFFKLLGGLFIPRAAIFKWAFFILGPFCALWYVRLWFYIPLFTLAQVILCIIYVQQIFNTLTEEK; encoded by the coding sequence ATGTTGTGGTTACATTTCAAAACGATTTTTTCTTTTAGTTTTTACAAACGCCTCTTGTTTGCTTCCCGCAAGCAGATGATAGCGTTTGGCGTGTATTTGTTTTTGCTTTCCGTACTTGTTTTTCATTTTGCGGCTGACCACCACATTGAAAAAAACTTACCCGTTTTACTAAAAAACTTCCCGCAGGTTACCTTTGAAAAAGGGGTGCTTACCGCTCCGCAAGAGCCTTTATCCGTTACAATTCCCCAAACTGATTTTCGAATTGTTTTCGATGCCGCACGCCAAGTCCCTCCGACACAGAGCGAAATGGCGGAAAAAGGGATACTGATGTTGGTAACCGGGAACCAAATGTATATGCCCACTTCGGCCGGAGTACAAGCCCAACCTATTCCCGCAGAGGCCACTTTCACCACCACACAAGAGTTCTTGGCTAAACAACAGGATACGTTGGAATTTTCGCTCAGTGCCATTTCGTTTATGGCAAGCCTAATGATTATCCCCTTTGTTCTTCTATTCGGTTTTTGTGTAGCCTCGGCGGTAGGGCTTTTCTTTAAGTTGCTCGGCGGCCTTTTTATCCCCCGCGCGGCCATTTTCAAATGGGCGTTTTTTATCTTAGGCCCCTTTTGCGCGCTTTGGTATGTGCGCCTGTGGTTCTATATTCCGCTTTTTACGCTGGCTCAAGTGATTTTATGCATCATTTATGTGCAACAAATTTTCAACACTTTAACCGAGGAGAAATAG
- a CDS encoding PAS domain S-box protein, translating to MSNKLFSFFSKDAEPTTEPVKTLTPEMYAFLEHFPTAVLLLENSGKIVFANMAASALLRTKVSALTSSTVDRFGLTMTQVRSMTDAQNPQKMVHEVVTTDADSLTVSVGATILASTPFIMLTLEDVPHFQQLKEEKAFFASILNKEPQAIVVQNFAGICVFWNKHAEELFGHKVEQVEGKSIYDLLPKEMEQAVRRLDEELRKKQESRRDVQFSCKKEDGKDRVLSVDKEIIPGPDGKPRYILSLFDDVTERSEKEHVLSQKQILLQAILDNVPLGLYTRDNKGVMTYFNKQSMKVLNEADPTRTDKPHALQSPDQVEFHRIREAQILQEGKRRDFPEEIYTDAEGNKIILHMIKVPLWDAGPNPVVLTIVEDITARRLQEKEIKRVNGLLSAILQNAPMGLYARTADGRMLLRNRKCADLFGEETESAFDSTGKLPHETEEQVNAYVAREQELLRSGQIIDIPEEPYVTAAGEERLLHLIKVPVKEESGQESFVVTMVEDVTEKRAQERSLIETKNSLQTILEYVPVAIYARKVDDTLCYINRRAHEIFPDEREYVAKDDFYGQREKNIFKEGKVLEFPEEWYTTLRGDKILLHLIKAPVFDKEGNPFMVLTVAEDITEKKQQEKAIVDAKNFLQTVIDQLPLSLSVKNYDGKYILWNKKSEDLFGVGAADVIGRTSYRADINREQAEFLRESDLRVFENKKEQDIPQELISTAADGVKIMHTVKTPVFNSDGTPNCLLVVSEDITAKTRMEKQIREASDKNTLLVENAREGIVILDDGKIIYTNRAFCHILGYEDPADIKGQALLDFAAEDHRPFLKDKCDSVLAGADNASNAMEVHFVKKKGGEVEAEFAAVASKYLGRRITLCFVRDVTTSNRMLRDMKTERESLRSAFEKSITPSFILSSKGYITVMNEACRNLFGFTETDKKFYRNVYIKPAIRLAVRKNLKMGQPAQMDYTFDFERAAEKFPGRIEGTGQLHLLANFVPINKRDTKDGTVEADYIVFLEKKEPKDEPEPPSSVPPAPKPPVAPVEEPKAPVVLPPPPPEKPQQAPAALSSHARETLVLPNSEPYALCSKDFKILSCNALFRSLCQLEENELIGQPIMYVFHSDFQAALTQDLFTLSADGAISNREYRLNLASGLESTSVRVSAVKEADGRYLFVLRNLAFHQQIMRILEERSAQLNALLEATDGIVFSVWFEKDRFGQIEQANKFLSRKLGYSHEELVRMSFADLFTNGEGAAANPAQVLAQAEGELASHGKTSFRLPVRKKDGEVFEAQVMLSALDLPSKDAALVIIYDLFQQLDRVAKDSKEAKELKCVRQALPGLYLKTDSEGLALEVYSNLDYLDNEQTQDIFLDRFPGQYWSAETASRALFAIKEALSINVSTRFEFEWEVSGKVRYYEVLVTPISGCGEAVLWIKDVSGKHAYDEKVHELYRITREPGLSLTEQVEKILAFGRKIFRSDVGLVLRFHKNREQLESMVAYATKNDLHLERHMEFAVEECLTDVADGNVVLISDGEALSCTRCLHKAKGLNALLAAPLYMGGKVTGALCFASQEPCRNFPEGAEELIGIMARILSLRLELRQTGKMLSEASRSLAKTLEYVEMPAVIIGLDYHVTFVNHAMLRITGRRTSNMLGRDFFEEVIRNDDLSKQMFKAAEKSSTAQAFQVRLDLLRENGLYEDTPWDVFVCKNAEGKVDGYALIASAV from the coding sequence ATGTCTAATAAATTATTTTCGTTTTTTTCTAAAGATGCCGAACCGACTACCGAACCCGTTAAAACCCTAACCCCGGAGATGTATGCCTTTTTGGAGCATTTCCCCACAGCTGTGCTTTTATTGGAAAACAGCGGTAAAATCGTTTTTGCCAATATGGCTGCATCGGCTTTACTGCGCACGAAAGTTTCCGCTCTTACTTCTTCCACGGTAGATCGTTTCGGCCTTACCATGACCCAGGTGCGTTCTATGACAGACGCCCAAAACCCTCAAAAAATGGTGCATGAAGTGGTAACTACGGATGCCGATTCCCTGACGGTCAGCGTAGGGGCCACCATTTTGGCTTCCACGCCGTTTATCATGCTTACCTTGGAAGATGTTCCTCATTTTCAGCAACTAAAAGAAGAAAAGGCCTTCTTTGCCTCTATCTTAAATAAAGAGCCGCAAGCGATAGTGGTGCAAAACTTTGCCGGCATCTGCGTATTTTGGAACAAACACGCGGAAGAACTTTTCGGCCATAAAGTCGAACAGGTGGAGGGCAAATCTATTTACGACTTATTGCCCAAAGAAATGGAGCAAGCCGTCCGCCGTTTAGACGAAGAACTCCGCAAAAAACAGGAATCTCGCCGTGATGTGCAGTTTTCTTGTAAAAAAGAAGACGGGAAAGACCGGGTGCTTTCCGTGGATAAAGAGATTATTCCCGGCCCGGACGGAAAACCGCGCTACATTTTAAGCCTGTTTGACGATGTAACGGAGCGTAGCGAAAAGGAGCATGTGTTGTCTCAAAAACAAATTTTGTTGCAGGCTATTTTGGACAACGTCCCCTTAGGGCTTTACACACGCGACAACAAAGGTGTGATGACCTACTTTAACAAGCAAAGCATGAAGGTGCTTAACGAAGCAGACCCCACCCGCACGGATAAACCCCATGCCTTGCAATCGCCCGACCAAGTGGAATTTCACCGCATACGCGAAGCGCAAATTTTGCAAGAAGGTAAACGCCGCGATTTTCCGGAAGAGATATATACGGACGCGGAAGGCAACAAAATTATCCTGCACATGATTAAAGTTCCGTTGTGGGACGCGGGCCCGAACCCGGTAGTGCTGACCATTGTGGAGGATATCACGGCGCGCCGCTTGCAAGAAAAAGAAATCAAGCGCGTAAACGGCCTTCTCTCCGCTATTCTGCAAAATGCTCCGATGGGCTTGTATGCGCGCACGGCGGACGGCCGCATGTTGTTACGCAACCGCAAATGTGCGGATTTGTTTGGGGAAGAAACGGAATCCGCTTTTGATTCTACCGGTAAACTCCCGCACGAAACAGAGGAACAGGTAAATGCGTATGTAGCCCGTGAGCAGGAACTGTTGAGAAGCGGACAAATCATTGATATTCCCGAGGAACCTTATGTTACTGCCGCCGGAGAAGAACGCCTGCTCCACCTCATTAAAGTTCCCGTAAAAGAAGAATCCGGGCAAGAATCGTTTGTGGTAACCATGGTGGAAGATGTAACGGAAAAACGTGCGCAAGAACGCAGTTTGATTGAAACCAAGAACTCTCTGCAAACTATTTTGGAATATGTGCCTGTGGCCATTTATGCCCGCAAAGTGGACGATACGCTTTGCTACATTAACCGCCGCGCGCATGAAATTTTCCCGGACGAAAGAGAATATGTCGCCAAGGACGACTTCTACGGACAACGCGAGAAAAACATCTTCAAAGAAGGGAAAGTGTTGGAATTCCCGGAAGAGTGGTACACCACCTTGCGCGGGGATAAAATTTTGTTACACCTCATCAAAGCCCCTGTATTTGATAAAGAAGGAAACCCCTTCATGGTGCTGACCGTAGCGGAAGACATTACCGAGAAAAAGCAACAGGAAAAAGCCATCGTGGATGCCAAAAACTTCCTGCAGACGGTTATTGACCAATTGCCTCTTTCGTTGTCGGTTAAAAACTACGACGGTAAATATATCTTATGGAACAAGAAAAGTGAAGACTTGTTCGGTGTAGGTGCGGCGGATGTAATCGGTCGTACCTCTTATCGGGCCGATATCAACAGGGAGCAAGCGGAATTTTTGCGCGAATCGGACTTGCGTGTGTTTGAAAACAAAAAAGAGCAGGATATCCCGCAAGAACTTATTTCTACCGCTGCTGACGGCGTAAAAATTATGCATACCGTTAAAACCCCGGTGTTTAATTCGGACGGCACCCCGAACTGCTTGCTTGTCGTGTCTGAAGATATCACCGCCAAAACCCGCATGGAAAAACAGATTCGCGAAGCAAGCGATAAAAATACACTCTTGGTAGAAAACGCGCGGGAAGGGATTGTTATTTTAGATGACGGAAAAATTATTTACACCAACCGCGCCTTCTGCCATATTTTAGGTTACGAAGACCCCGCGGATATCAAAGGCCAAGCCCTGCTGGACTTTGCCGCAGAAGACCACCGCCCCTTCCTTAAGGATAAATGTGATTCCGTCTTGGCCGGGGCGGATAACGCCTCCAACGCCATGGAAGTACATTTTGTAAAGAAGAAAGGAGGCGAGGTAGAGGCCGAGTTTGCCGCCGTTGCCAGCAAATACCTGGGCCGCCGTATTACCCTGTGCTTCGTGCGCGATGTAACCACCTCCAACCGTATGCTGCGCGATATGAAGACGGAGCGCGAATCGTTGCGTTCGGCGTTCGAAAAGAGCATCACCCCGTCTTTTATCCTTTCCAGTAAAGGTTATATTACGGTAATGAACGAAGCCTGCCGCAATTTGTTCGGTTTTACGGAAACAGACAAAAAGTTCTACCGCAATGTGTATATCAAACCGGCGATTCGCCTGGCGGTTCGCAAGAATCTCAAAATGGGTCAGCCCGCTCAAATGGACTATACCTTTGATTTCGAACGTGCCGCAGAAAAATTCCCCGGCCGCATTGAAGGAACGGGCCAACTGCATCTTTTGGCCAATTTTGTGCCGATAAACAAGCGCGATACCAAGGATGGCACGGTAGAAGCAGACTACATTGTTTTTTTAGAGAAAAAGGAACCGAAGGACGAGCCTGAACCGCCCTCCTCGGTACCTCCTGCGCCTAAACCCCCGGTTGCCCCGGTTGAAGAACCCAAAGCACCGGTCGTTTTACCACCTCCACCGCCGGAAAAGCCCCAACAAGCGCCGGCGGCGCTTTCTTCTCACGCACGGGAAACTTTAGTGCTCCCCAACAGCGAGCCCTATGCGCTTTGCTCCAAAGATTTCAAAATACTTTCCTGCAACGCGCTTTTTCGTTCTTTGTGCCAACTGGAAGAAAACGAACTGATCGGTCAGCCGATTATGTATGTTTTCCATAGCGATTTTCAAGCAGCTCTTACGCAAGATTTATTCACTCTTTCTGCGGACGGGGCTATTTCCAACCGGGAATACCGGCTTAACCTGGCCAGCGGGTTGGAAAGCACTTCCGTCCGGGTCAGCGCGGTAAAGGAAGCGGACGGGCGGTATTTGTTTGTGTTGCGCAATTTGGCTTTTCATCAGCAAATTATGCGTATTTTGGAAGAACGCTCCGCTCAACTCAATGCTTTATTGGAAGCGACGGACGGCATTGTTTTTTCCGTTTGGTTTGAAAAAGACCGTTTCGGCCAAATTGAACAAGCCAATAAATTTCTTTCCCGCAAACTGGGCTATTCGCACGAAGAATTGGTGCGGATGTCTTTTGCCGATCTCTTTACAAACGGGGAAGGGGCGGCTGCTAACCCGGCCCAAGTATTAGCCCAAGCAGAAGGGGAACTTGCCTCTCATGGCAAAACTTCCTTCCGCTTGCCGGTGCGTAAAAAAGACGGCGAAGTGTTTGAAGCACAAGTGATGCTTAGCGCATTGGATCTCCCTTCCAAAGATGCCGCTTTGGTAATTATTTACGATCTTTTCCAGCAACTCGACCGTGTGGCCAAAGATTCCAAAGAAGCCAAAGAACTCAAATGTGTCCGCCAAGCGTTGCCGGGGTTGTACTTAAAAACGGATAGCGAAGGGTTGGCCTTGGAAGTATATTCCAATTTAGATTATTTGGATAACGAACAAACGCAGGATATCTTTTTGGACAGATTCCCCGGTCAGTATTGGTCTGCGGAAACTGCTTCGCGGGCACTTTTTGCCATTAAAGAGGCGTTGTCTATCAATGTGAGTACTCGGTTTGAATTTGAGTGGGAAGTATCCGGTAAGGTTCGCTATTACGAAGTACTTGTTACACCTATTTCCGGGTGCGGAGAAGCGGTACTGTGGATAAAAGATGTATCGGGCAAACACGCCTATGACGAAAAAGTGCACGAACTTTACCGCATTACACGCGAACCGGGCCTTTCCCTTACCGAACAGGTGGAAAAGATTTTGGCTTTCGGGCGTAAAATTTTCCGCAGTGATGTGGGGCTGGTGTTGCGTTTCCACAAAAATCGGGAGCAGTTGGAAAGTATGGTGGCATATGCTACCAAAAACGATTTGCATTTAGAACGCCATATGGAGTTTGCCGTAGAAGAGTGCTTGACCGATGTAGCCGACGGAAATGTAGTGTTAATTTCCGACGGGGAAGCCCTTTCCTGTACGCGTTGTTTGCACAAAGCCAAAGGGTTAAATGCTCTTTTAGCCGCTCCTTTATATATGGGGGGAAAGGTTACCGGGGCGCTTTGTTTTGCTTCTCAGGAACCGTGCCGCAATTTCCCGGAAGGAGCCGAGGAGTTAATCGGCATTATGGCGCGCATTTTAAGCCTTCGTTTGGAACTGCGCCAAACGGGTAAAATGTTAAGCGAAGCCTCGCGTTCCTTGGCAAAAACCCTGGAATATGTGGAAATGCCGGCTGTTATTATTGGGCTTGACTATCATGTCACCTTTGTAAACCATGCCATGTTGCGCATTACCGGCAGACGAACGAGTAATATGTTAGGGAGAGATTTTTTCGAAGAAGTTATTCGCAATGATGACCTTTCTAAACAAATGTTCAAGGCGGCGGAAAAATCTTCTACCGCGCAGGCTTTCCAAGTGCGGTTAGATTTACTGCGCGAAAATGGTCTCTACGAAGATACTCCGTGGGACGTTTTTGTGTGCAAAAATGCAGAGGGGAAAGTGGACGGTTATGCTTTAATAGCCTCTGCTGTATAA
- a CDS encoding Gfo/Idh/MocA family oxidoreductase, protein MKTLNVAVIGFGFMGKTHTYGYKTIPLYYEPDFNIRLAAVCSGRYENALAAQERYGFEHACHNLEEVLSLPDIDIIDICTPNAQHAQAILQALDHHKHIYCEKPVACGEEETQRILAHPNLTRVTTQTAFNNRFIPAAKLAKKLMDENRLGKILSFRAHMIMPSHIDPTKPARWRNSRQAAGGGTLYDLGAHVIDMLTWLAGPVARVYTKNQTAYATRPDGKGGICLIDTDDASYSVVTLQNGAVGTVEANKLATGTNTDLFIEIHGEKGALKIDFMDGNWLYFYDVANPLAGYTRIETVQKYSEVNNFPPSRHPLGWIRGHADSLYTFLQAVHQEKQSSPSIAEGLEVQKVLDAMYRSADTNQEVCL, encoded by the coding sequence ATGAAAACACTTAATGTTGCCGTTATCGGCTTTGGTTTTATGGGGAAAACCCACACTTACGGATACAAAACGATTCCGCTTTATTACGAGCCGGATTTTAATATTCGCCTCGCCGCCGTGTGTAGCGGCCGCTACGAAAATGCTTTAGCCGCCCAAGAACGCTATGGTTTTGAACACGCTTGCCATAACTTAGAAGAAGTACTGTCTTTACCCGATATAGATATCATTGATATTTGCACGCCCAATGCACAACACGCACAGGCTATTTTGCAAGCGTTAGACCACCATAAACACATTTATTGCGAAAAGCCCGTTGCCTGCGGGGAAGAAGAAACCCAACGCATTTTGGCGCACCCGAATTTAACCCGCGTAACCACCCAAACGGCTTTTAACAACCGCTTTATTCCGGCGGCCAAATTAGCCAAAAAACTCATGGACGAAAACCGCCTGGGAAAAATTCTTTCCTTTCGGGCACACATGATTATGCCTTCTCATATAGATCCTACCAAGCCCGCCCGTTGGCGCAACAGCCGCCAAGCGGCCGGCGGAGGAACTTTGTATGATTTGGGCGCCCATGTAATTGATATGCTCACTTGGTTGGCCGGGCCGGTGGCGCGTGTTTATACCAAAAATCAAACGGCTTATGCCACCCGACCCGACGGAAAAGGCGGTATCTGCCTCATTGACACGGACGACGCTTCCTACTCCGTTGTTACCCTTCAAAACGGAGCCGTGGGCACGGTGGAAGCCAACAAACTGGCCACCGGTACCAATACGGACTTATTTATCGAAATTCACGGGGAAAAAGGTGCCCTAAAAATTGATTTTATGGACGGCAACTGGTTGTATTTTTATGATGTAGCCAATCCGCTTGCCGGTTATACCCGCATTGAAACCGTGCAGAAATACTCGGAAGTAAACAACTTCCCCCCTTCCCGTCACCCCTTGGGTTGGATTCGGGGCCATGCGGACAGTCTGTACACCTTTTTGCAGGCCGTGCATCAGGAAAAGCAAAGTTCCCCTTCAATAGCGGAAGGATTAGAAGTACAAAAAGTGTTAGATGCCATGTACCGTTCAGCCGATACAAACCAAGAGGTTTGTTTATGA